The following proteins are co-located in the Phragmites australis chromosome 10, lpPhrAust1.1, whole genome shotgun sequence genome:
- the LOC133931129 gene encoding uncharacterized protein LOC133931129: MPKHGKTLVGTFLILQWIQKSITNRANRYRTTFKPHKGGSNSIATICQKLSEKEGREVSQIEAWVYTHRGLNPQDPSSLNTEQATACLERYKTKAIELNGLEFDWLHSPVDARALYQCSCGRPHGKWATFNGMVDDSEILAGAKSDHVSSRASKRQRQEEEEREKRRLSDDARVAKKDAHVAKEDARLAKEYAQTILEWGRGVHNQYNSLQSFMQKMAEHTGMPSSAVPPVLPLPPLPPTYGVSASQNLSPENPHTVGSAIGVENQDDIFHRVAHGMFGGYVNTSGEAGGNYSPSLDDHLSLF, encoded by the exons ATGCCCAAGCATGGAAAGACTTTGGTAGGGACTTTCCTGATTTTGCAATGGATTCAAAAGTCTATTACAAACCGTGCCAATCGCTATAGAACTACATTCAAACCTCACAAAGGAGGATCTAACTCCATTGCGACGATATGTCAAAAACTG TCTGAGAAGGAAGGGCGAGAAGTATCACAAATTGAGGCATGGGTCTATACACATCGTGGGCTAAATCCTCAAGATCCTAGCTCATTGAACACGGAACAGGCTACTGCATGCCTA GAGAGGTATAAAACAAAGGCTATTGAGTTAAATGGTCTAGAATTTGATTGGTTGCACTCTCCAGTGGATGCAAGAGCCCTTTATCAGTGCTCCTGTGGTAGGCCGCATGGGAAATGGGCTACATTCAATGGGATGGTTGATGATAGCGAGATCCTAGCTGGGGCAAAGAGTGATCATGTATCCTCAAGAGCTTCCAAGCGTCAAcgtcaagaagaagaagagcgtGAAAAGCGACGGTTGTCCGATGATGCTCGTGTTGCAAAGAAAGATGCCCATGTTGCAAAGGAAGATGCTCGTCTTGCAAAGGAGTATGCTCAGACCATTTTAGAATGGGGTAGAGGAGTGCACAACCAATATAATAGCTTGCAAAGTTTTATGCAG AAAATGGCTGAGCATACTGGAATGCCTTCAAGTGCAGTTCCACCTGTATTGCCTCTGCCACCACTTCCTCCTACTTATGGAGTTTCAGCCTCTCAAAACCTGTCTCCTGAAAAT CCTCATACTGTTGGCTCAGCTATTGGAGTAGAGAACCAGGATGACATTTTTCATAGGGTTGCCCATGGAATGTTTGGAGGCTATGTTAACACATCTGGTGAGGCGGGAGGAAACTACTCTCCGAGTTTGGATGATCATCTTAGCCTGTTTTGA